TGAGATCTCTAGGAAAGATTTCTGTAAAGTGAAAAAACGCACAATTGTTGCATTAGTTGTGATAATCGCCTTTCTTAAGATACAGCTGCTGCTAAAAGAGCTTTTTTGGCAGTGATGAGTCTATTTAAAAGAATATTACTCAaactgttttccattttatcttttaaaaacgAACCATTGAATTCTTGAAGAGCTCAATCACTGAAAGCCGTATGTTACACTTCAGGTCTTTCTACCTGTGCGATGTTTTAATGTTGGCTCAAGGGTTAACTGTTGTACTCTCCTCGGCACCGCAACACTGAAAATCCAGATGTATTTTACAGCTGCAAGTTATAAACTCCTTCATGCTGACGTATTGTATACAACAGGATCCTACTGATTACTGATTTACTTTTTTGATTACCAGCAATAGGAGGAATGAAGGTTGTCTTTAAACAAAGCgaccttatttttatttgcatataAATCTGTAATGACTTTATCTTTACTTTTAATTCGTGAAAAACAATGGTTAACCACTACTATAGCACCAAAGAGGAAGCCTGTGCTTTGTTacactaaaaagaaaacactccATATCCAGGTAGATTTGTATAAACTTACCAACAATGTGATCCTCGTGGTGATCCTCGTGGTAGGATTTGTCAATGTGTTGTTGCTCCTTTGGATCAAGAGAATAGTCGCtatgttttgaaatgtattgcacaatattttcattttgctcGGTATGATGCTTTTTCAAGTGCTTCACCGTGTCCATTATCAGTTTGAGAAGGGCTTGACTGTTCTTCGTGTCTGTGGATTCAGTGCTTTCTTTGCAGTATCCAGCTGTGAGCAGTAACAGTACCAGTCCCAGAAAGAAAGGTGATCTCGGTTTGCTCATTGCTACTGCAATCTGATTAAAACCAGCCTTTTGCCCTGCGTCGTCTTTTATTGCCCTGAAAGACAGATAAGGATAATAAAAGATGAGGTTGCTTCAATGTTAAAGTATAGAGAAAGTTACATGCCATTTGTGAGTATGTCTTTCTCTTGATTCTACTTGTATCGCTAAGTGCACACTTCAGttcatattgtacagtacaatagtTGAAATATGAACTTGATAACACGCTTCAAATTGACAGGTGTTTTTGTTCGGCTGAAGTAGTAACATTCAAGATTAATGCTGCTGAAGAAGTCGCTGACATATAAATTGTGCAATCTGTAatctattaaataaaatgtaagatTGTTGAATGCAATGTTTCCAAGCTACACTTCAAAAAGCTCCGACAAATGAATTTCAAGTACTTGCGGTTCTCACGCTGCGCTTCTCAGCTGTTAATCGTATCAGTATCGaacttaaaaagtaaaatgtacctttttccccctttttgaaATCGTATCCTTACTTTCTCTGGTTCCTGCAGTGTATCTCCCACTTTGCTCGGGGATTGTAAGAAGCAGCTTGTACAGCAGGAAATTCAAATCCTCGATGCAGTTTTACACTCCTAGATTTCGCAGTACACCATGACAGCCCAGAAGCAGGTTCTTATATATGTTTATACGATGCCAGTATAGGCATCGGCTGATTTTATCGACTTGAAAGTGGgtggaaaataataaaagtcCACTGGGTAACTTTTTTTGTGTCTTGATGGAAGTTTCTCTCCAGTCTTTTGACAGGGCTCGCTCACTTTTTTTTTCGCTTGCAGACGTAAGGAGCTGTCCCTTGTGGATTAGCCCGGCATGTCTTTAATTAGAAACGCGTTGAGAACCCTCTcggaaaaaatcattttattttcccGATCATTTCGTTTCGTGTTAAGCGCAGTTgcggtttttcttttttttttgtctcgaTCCTTTTCTCTCCTTTTCGTCAATCCTTCTAGATTGGAAATAAGCATTTACCAGGAatttgttattttgtattttcttaaacGGGAATGATTTACGTCCGAATTGAACATTAAGAGATCACGCAGGTTAAATGGTCGTTATCTCGCAATTTTCCTGCAGAGGATGCCTCGATCAATAGCAACTTCATGTTTCACTTATATTTCAGAGCATTGACTGGAAGTCCAAACACTAAATTTAATTATGTGCAATTATGGTAAGTATGCTCCTAGCGTTTCTTTTggaacaggaaaaagaaaacaagcttCTTGTGCGGGAGACCTCGAGGCAATGGCAAACGCTTCAGAAACCTGACCAAGGAGGAGACACAAGCTGGTTCTGCCAAGAATGCTTTCGCTATTTAAATTTCTATACCACACCCtttaagtaataaaaaacacagtGTAATTCAACCTTTTAACCGTCCCCATCCCATGCTTTGAGTGCTTAGTGCAGGCTTGTGGGTGTTACTTTATTGTAATTatagtttattttatattctCAGTGTTATAGTATATTATGCAAGGAGAAGCGTGGAgaagttatacagtatttttgaaTGATGGCTTGCGATTGCCTGCATCgtgtgcatacagtatctagcaatccaAGCGCAATACCGCCACTTAgcgaattaaaacaaaaacatcagcAGAACTTTGAAAACTTGTTCGTTGAAGAAAAACCAAAACTTTAAAAGGTTTCAGTTCATTGTGGTGTGGACGATGTTAATTGCATTATCCTATCTAGCCTTTATGACTATTCTCCTCAGTCCGGACCTGTGTTTTATCTCCGTTCATCTATCAAATAAATCATACCATTTCAAAAGATACATCAAACAGAAATTTCGCAATTGAAGTTTTCTTTCTACAACATTAACTGGACACCGGCATATTTTTTAGAACACCGGTGTGGGGTAATTAGAAAACGCTAAACTTTGTTTTCACCTTCTCGAATCCAATTGGTTATGCAATTACCTGTTGTTGTAAATTCGGTGCTGAAGGGATAGTGCACGGATGCACACCTTTACTAAGAAAAAGGTTTGTAGTGAAACCTATGACAAACATCATCCGCAAAGTGTCATTTCCCACAGAAGACGTAATTATTCGCCGTTTTAAGGTGCAATATTTGTTGACTTCCTGCTCAGCTGCTTTGAACACTAATTGACTGCATTAAGGTATTAAGATTGTCTTTTCAGAAACCTCTTGGAAAATGGACCGGCAAAAAAACATCCTAACGGTTGTTGTGTTATTCCTGGCACTGTGGCATAAACCGCAAAATGAGCATTCATTAATCTCTCTCCTACCTCCCAGCTCCCAGTTTCACTGTTTAGTCTCTatacagtatctaatgtagTGAATCAACTACTGAAGTCTACAGTTAATCCATATTACCCAGTTCTATTTTTTCTTAAGTATACCTGTCCACAATATTGTTCATATTGTCCATTGTAAATGAATTCCTTTCCTGATAGTTTTAAAAAGgacatttctttgtttctttaattccttaaattttaataacatttaatttaatgggTTAGGGACAGTAGATTACATTCCCAAAATATCAACAGGCTTCAAATAAGAATTGAATAAAACTTATCTATATTCAATACTGAATGATCCATGACAAATATTTGACCAGACAAAGACTTCCAACAACCATAGTTAAGCATCCTGAATAATATGTGGTTAAAACATTGCTAGTTATACCAGCTGGGCAAACAAACTCTATACCACAGGTGGGCAGTCCTGGACCTAGAAAGCCACAATTCAGCAGACTTTATGAGTCATCCTTGAATAAGTTTTATAACactttcattttgaattttagGCTATTAAACAGGTGATGAGTGTCAGGTAGCTCTCAAGAATAACAGTTATCCATTCCTGATTTTAATGATTGAATTATTTAGGGGTCGCAGTGGTTAAGGAGTTAagaaggttttattttaaaaaatgaatatgcaAATCCACCATAGTTCCTTTCCTTCTCTTAAGACTTTTTGTACCTAGTTGGATGAactcttatttaaaataaaaatgactttaaTTGCAGTGCTAGCTGTCACGTTTGGCCTACACTGTATGTAAAGACACATATCCAAAATATTTCTAACTGTACTTTATTTCAAGGGTAATACAAACTTTTTAAGATCATTGTAATAAACAATTATATTGAATTGTGAGAATGAAAATGGCATGTAATCAAATTGAATGTAAAGTTTCATTGTGGATTTTTCTCCACATAGCAAAAAGTTCTGCAGATAAGAAGTTGGAGAATCTCTGTAATTGCACATCAAAGTCTAGCCCTAGACCAGATTCCTACCAACAGTTGAACAGGAAACACATTTCATGCTGTAGGCAAttatgttggttttttttttcatttctttttgtggCTCCGTCTTTTGAATTCAAAAACGCCTGTTGGCTACCTTGAGGAAGTAAGTGTGTCGATGGATCAGTTACAACATTCTCTTGTGGATAAGTATTCCTAAGTATTCCTCTTGTGGATTCATAACAAAAAGGTTGTTCTTAAGGGATTTTAGTCTTTCCTTCCCTCAGGAACCCACAAaattgattcaaatataaagaTCACATTGAAACACATACTTTTAGTTATGGATatagcagtactgtatatccagtgaTTAAGCAATTTCTActactggtacagtatgtcactgatAAAACTCAAAATAGAGTATTCAGTTGTGTAGCCTCTACATATATATAATAAGTTAGAAccataaaaaaaatgtgtgttattcctttcagaagaaacaaatcTGACTTTAATTCCTTTTCAGTTCTCTGGCCTATCACACCATAAGCAGCAGGCAAAATAGAGCTAACATGCTTCATGTTATGTAGCTAGAgctaatatgtttctttttaggCAATATGCTTTAGACTTTGAAATGACTCTATTCACTCTGAACACCAGTCTAACAACCACTAGGTTTCTTAGTTTTTTTCCCGAACACAGTCTGGCTATTGACAATTTAATCTGCTTCTGATCACTATTTCTTGTCAGCAAAAGCTACTCTAGTGCTCAAATAAGAATTTCACCCCTAAATGAAACAGAGGTGCTACAggtttgacatactgtactgtttttcGTGTGGAGTTAAATATGCTTTCTAAATCCCACAACAACTGGCttttaacactttttaattagctgttttatttttgttgaatatatttttaaaggatGGTGCTATAGAAActgtgaaaagggaatgaaaagGGATAACCTTTTCCTAAATTCAGACAGATTTTCAAGCTTTGTTGATTTGGAGATGTGACACTTTCTTGATGAATAGATGTATAGTCTATTGGTGCTTCTGTATTCTGTCACAAGAAAACTTCACTCGTACTCGGTTGTTccgactcttttttttttgtacatcaTGAGACTTGAGTTTTCTTTAATTAATGATAAAACCTGTATGCTTAATAATGTCATCTCTGATGTGTATGTTTAGGAATGCGGAAAAAACCCATCAATGGAAATTCAGATTGTGATGTACAGAGCCCTGCAAGTTCAGAAAAATAATCCTAAATAGTAGAGACTGGGGCAAACAGAATAATTCTGTCTATAAATGGCCTTTCACAGTACTCAAGGCCAAACTACTGTTATGCACCATAATACTGCCATatatttatgtgtgtgtgttatttattgctCAGACTTTTTTGCACGTTTATTGCCTGTGTCGTCAATTTTCATTTGGATTGATCTTAAGTAATTGTTGAGAAATCCGTTTCTGTAACGATGAAAATTTAAGTTAATGAGCCTGAATCATTCAGTATTTCAGGTATTGAAAATCAATGAAATATTCACAATCCActtaaatcaatatttttaatgGAAACAAGAATGCTAAATCTGAAAGCCTTTATGAGTGAGAGAAAATCACCCTTGAGTCAATAATTGGTGGAAGCACTTTTGGCAACAATTACAGGCATCTCacccttttttaaattcaacTTTACACACCAGGTGTCATCCATTATTCGATGCAAACTTGCCAAACTCTGTGAAGTTGGTTGGGGATTGTTAACAACCAGCAATTGAAGATTTACCAGATTCAAGTGAGGATTTTGACTTGGCCACCCAAGGACATTCATTTTCTTCTCAAAAAGCCAATCCAGTGTAGCTTTGTCCTTGTGCTTTGAGTCATTGTCCTACTGAAGTTGTTGGTGCCTTATTCTGTCCATATTCCCCTCAATCTTCATGACTCATGTTTTGAGTCAA
This genomic window from Lepisosteus oculatus isolate fLepOcu1 chromosome 2, fLepOcu1.hap2, whole genome shotgun sequence contains:
- the alkal2b gene encoding ALK and LTK ligand 2b, translating into MSKPRSPFFLGLVLLLLTAGYCKESTESTDTKNSQALLKLIMDTVKHLKKHHTEQNENIVQYISKHSDYSLDPKEQQHIDKSYHEDHHEDHIVEIFPRDLRTKEKFLKHLTGPLTVSPKCSKHFYRLYHNTRDCTIPAYYRRCARLLTRLAGSSRCMEG